The genomic stretch AAAATTATGAATAATGAAAATTATCATTATTAGGAGGTAGATATGAAAATATTCGTTGCAACTTCAAATGATCATAAAGTTGAGGAAATTAGAAGAATTTTAGAAGATTTTCAAATTGAAATTGAAAAATCTCCTAAAAAAATTTTTGTAGAAGAAAATGGTGAGACTTTTTTAGAAAATTCTGTAAAAAAAGCATATTATTATGGAAATATTCTTGGGACACCTGTTGTAGCGGATGATTCAGGTTTAGTTATTGATTATCTTGGAGGGTTTCCAGGAGTAAAAAGCGCACGTTTTATGGAAAACAGACCGTATAAAGAAAGGATGATAGAAATTTTGAGATTAATGAAAATGGCAGAAGATAGATCTGCAAAATTTGTTTGTGTGGCAAGTTATTACAACCCAAAAACGAGTTTTTTAATTTCTGTAGAAGGAGTAATAGAAGGAGAAATTTCATATGAAGTTAAAGGTGAAAAGGGATTTGGTTATGATCCAATATTTATTCCTGAAGGTTATAAGGAAACTTTTGGAGAGTTAGGACAAAAAGTTAAAGATGAAATAAGTCATAGAAGTAGGGCATTTAAAAAGTTATTTTCTATAATTACAAAAATTGGTGACATATTGGAACTAGGAGATGACAGAAAGTGAAGATTGTTTTATTATCATTAGGTGGAGCATTAGGAGCGCTATTGAGATATTATATTTCTAAATTTGTTAATTCTAGTTTTTCATTTAGTTATGTTCCATGGGGAACTGTTTTAGTGAATGTAGTAGGAGCCTTCCTGTTGAGTTTTATTATTTTCACATCACAGGAACGATACGAATTACCTTCAAACTTTATTTTATTTTTTGGTTCAGGTTTATTGGGGGCATTTACAACTTTTTCAACGTTTACGTATGAAGCTTTGGTTTTATATATAGAAGTACCATTAAGAGGTTTTATTTATTTTGCTTCAAATATTGTATTAGGTTTTTTAGCTGCATATTTAGGGATGATTCTCGGAAGGGGGAGACTACATTGAAATTATTAAGAATATATATGGGGGAGAAAGACACAAAAGGTGGAAAACCGTTAGCTGAATACATTGTTGAGCTTGCATATAAAAGTGGAATGAGTGGTATAACTGTTTGTAAAGGAATAATAGGATTTGGAAAGAAACGACATATTCACAGAAGTGACTTTTTTACTCTTTCAGAGGATCTTCCGATTATAATAGATGTAGTTGATGAAAGAGAAAAAATCGAAAAATTTCTTGAAAAGGTACAATCTCTTGAATTTGATGGTTTAATAGTAGAAATACCAGTTAATGCTTATTATATGGAGAAAAAAGGATGAAAATTCTTTTGACTTGTACAGCAGGTTTAGAAGCAGCAACTGCTTTAGAAATAAGGAGAATGGGATATAAAATAATAGAATCTACTTCAGGAAGATTGTTTATTGAAGCAGCAATAAGAGACATTCCAAAACTAAATTTATGGCTTAGAACAGCAGAAAGGGTTTACATTGTTTTAAATGAGAAAAAAGTTGAAAGTTTTGATGAACTTTTTGATGTAATTTATGAGATAGACTGGAATAAGTTTATTGATGATGGTAAAATTTTAATCAGCGATGTAACTGTGAGGAATTCGAAACTTTCGGCAAAAGGTGCAATTACATCAGTGGCCACTGCGGCGATATGGAAAAGAATTAAGAGAAAAATTTATAGATCAGAAAACATTTTTCCTATTAGATTAATTTTGAAAAACGATGTTCTGTTAGTTCTTTTGGATACAACAGGCAGGAAAGCTCTAAGTAAAAGGGGTTATAGGTTAAAAACGTCAAAAGCACCGATAAGAGAAACAATAGCTGCTGCTATGCTTCTTCTTTCAAGATGGGATGGTACTGTTCCGTTAATTGATCCTTTTTGTGGAAGTGGGACAATTTTGATTGAAGCTGCTTTATATTCTTTGAAAATTCCTCCGGGAATAAATAGAAAGTTTGTTTCAGAGAATTGGGAGTTTTTGTATAAATATTGGCTTTCTGAAAGAAACAAGTTAAATAATTTATACAATTTGACAGAATATCAACAAAAAATCATTGGTTTTGATATTGATTCTAAAGTCATAGAAGTTGCGAAAGAAAATTCAAAGAAGTTAAATTTAATTTTTTTGGATTTCCAAGTAAGAGATTTTAATAATATTGAACCTATAGATAGGAAAGTTTATATTATCACTAATCCACCATACGGAGAAAGATTAAAGTCGAATGTTGAATTGAAAGACATATGGGAAAAATTCCCTAAGGCAAATGTATATATTTTATCTCCTGATAATAAATTTGAGAAGAAAGTTGGGAGAAAAGCTAGGAAAAAAATAAGATTTCAAAATAGTGGAATTTGGGTTTGGTATTATATGTTCTATTAAGGGAGGAATCTATGACTGAAATATTGAAATTTATAAGCGAAGAAGGTATAAAAGTAAAAAAACCTGCAAGGTATATAGGAAATGAATATAATTCAATTTATAAAGATCCAAAAGGTAAATTCAGAATTGCTCTTTCATTTCCCGATTTGTATGAGCTTGGAATGTCTCATTACGGATTAGAAATTTTGTATCATCTTTTAAATTCGATGGAGAAAGTCTACGCGGAAAGAGTATATTTACCTTGGGTTGATATGATAGAATTAATGGAAACAAAAAACATTCCCCTTTTTACTCTCGAAACGAAAACACCAATAAAGTTTTTAGATGCTATTGGAATATCTTTAGAATATGAATTGTCATTTACCAATGTTTTAAAACTTCTTCAGCTTTCACAAATACCAATTCGTGCTGAACAACGAGCAGAAGATGATCCTTTGGTGATAGGTGGTGGTCCGGTAACTTACAATCCTGAACCAATTTCTCAAGCTTTTGACATTATTTATATCGGTGATGGAGAAAAAAATCTTAAAAAATTAATCGAAGTTCTTATTGAGTCAAAAGGTGAGAAAAGAATCGATAGGTTAGAATATGTTAGCAAATTAAATGGAGTTTACGTACCAATCTTTTACAAACAAATTGGTCGAAAAATAATTCCAGTGTCAAATGTGCCGAAAATTATACGAAGAAATATAATTTCCGATTTGGATGAAGCTATAGTTCCAGTAAATAAAGTGTTACCAAATGTAGAAAGCACACATGATAGAGCGATAATAGAAATAAGTAGGGGCTGTACAAGAGGTTGTAGATTTTGCCAGGCCGGATATGTTTATAGACCTGTAAGAGAAAGAAGTTTACAAAACGTAGTAAGTTCAGCAATTGAAATGATTAATAAGACGGGATATGGAGAAATGTCACTTCTTTCTTTGTCAGCGATGGACCATAGTTTGATACAGGAAATAGTAAATGAGTTATTGTCATTTTCTAAAAAATATAGAATTTCAATCTCCATTCCTTCAACAAGAGTAGATGCATTTAATGTAGAGGTGGCATCAAAAATTGCCTCTATCAGAAAAACAGGAATTACTTTAGCGCCAGAAGCGGGTTCTCAAAAAATGAGAGATAAAATAAACAAAAACGTCAGTTTTGATGATATTTTCAATAGTGCTTTTAATGCAAAGAAAGCTGGTTGGAATAGAATAAAATTATATTTTATGGTGGGATTTCCTAATGAAAAAGAGGAGGATATACTAGAAATAGGTACTTTGTTAAAAGAAATAAAAAGATTAAAATTTCAAAGGATAACTGCATCTATCAATCTTCTCGTTCCTAAACCACATAGTGCGTTTCAGTTTGCAAGGCTTCAATCGTACGAGTATACAGAATATGTAAATAATTTATTGAGACCATATAGAAAATTTGCTAGAATTGATATAAGTGATGGTAAGAAGAGTTTTATTGAAGGGGTAATTTCTAGGGGAGACAGGAAAATTTTTGAAGTACTTATTAGAAAATTCAAAAAATCTTTTTACGATGATTGGACTGAATTTTTCAGTTTTGAAGATTGGCTTGAATCTTTTAAAGAATCTGAAGTGGAAATTGAAGAATATTTAGGGCCATACGATATAAATACAGATTTTCCGTGGGAACATATAGATTCCGGAATCACCAAAGCGTTTTTGTGGAAGGAGTATACAAAGTACTTAAATAAGGAAATAACGAAAGATTGCAGGTGGAATACCTGTAGCTACTGCGGGGTATGTCAGATTTATAGAGTGGGAAATTTGGTGAAAAAAGTAGTTTGATTATTTGCTTCAACAAATTAATTATGATATAATACCTTTTGAAAAAAGAATTGGTGGAGGTGTAGAAATGGCAAGTGTTATGTTAATTATTCATACAATTATCTCAATTGTGTTAATTTTTTTGTCTCTAAAACAAATGGGAAAGTTTGCGGAATTAGGTGGTGCGTTTGGTTCAGGAGCTATGAACACAATATTTGGTAGAGAGAAAGGTCTTGACAAAGAAGGTAAAATAACTGTTCTTTTTGGTGCACTATTTTTCATTTCGAGTATTTTAACAGCATTTTTTATTTCTAGATAAATGATTTTGGGGTGGTGTATTTGAGCTTCTTAGATCCTGAAAAACAAATAGAAATAATAAAAAGAAACGTAGTTGATTTTGTTTCCGAAAAGGAGTTGTTGGAAAAGTTGAAAGAAAAAAGGCCTTTGAGGATAAAATTAGGTGTGGATCCTTCAAGGCCTGATCTCCATTTGGGGCATGCTGTTGTTTTGAGAAAGTTAAAAGAATTTCAAGATCTTGGACACCATATAATATTGATAATAGGTGATTTTACCGCAAGAATTGGAGATCCTTCAGGTAGAAATTCTACAAGACCTATTCTTTCTGAAGCAGAAGTAAAACAAAATGCACATACATACGCAGAACAGGCATTTAAAATTTTGGATAAGGAAAAAACAGAAATAAGATTCAACGATGAATGGTTAGGGAATATGAAATTTGCCGATGTGATAAATTTATCAGCCAAGTATACTGTAGCACGGATGTTAGAACGAGATGATTTTTCAAAGAGGTTGAAAGAAGGAATTCCAATAAGTGTTTCTGAGTTTTTATATCCATTAGCTCAAGCATATGATTCTGTAGCAATAGAAGCTGATGTTGAATTAGGAGGTACAGATCAATTATTTAACTTGCTTGTTGGAAGAAAAATTCAAGAAGAATATGGCCAAAAACCTCAAATAGTTATTACAATGCCCATAATTGAAGGTACTGATGGAAATCTTAAAATGAGTAAAAGTTATGGAAATTATATAGCTTTTAATGATGAACCTAACGAAATGTATGGTAAAATTATGTCGATCCCTGATACTCTTATAATAAAGTATATGAGGCTACTTACAGATATTCCGGAAAATGAAATAACAGATTATGAAAAAATGATAAAAGATGGTAAAATTAATCCCAGAGATGTTAAAATGAAATTAGCACGCGAAATAGTAAGTTTCTTTTATAATGAAGAAGAAGCTTTAAAAGCTGAGGAGAATTTTGTAAAAGTATTTAGGAAAAAAGAACTTCCAGAAAATATTCCTGAAGTAGAATTATCCCCTGGAGAGTACAATATAGTTGATTTAATTGACAGAATAAATATTTTTTCAAGTCGAAGTGAAATAAAAAGAACAATTGTACAAGGTGGAGTTTATTTTGATAACAACAGGATTAATAATTTTAAGGATAATGTAATAATTGATAATGAACATATTTTAAGGATTGGCAAGAGAAGATTTTTTAAAATCAAGGTTAAAAGTTAAGAAATTTTAAAAAATACTTGAAATAAGTTTACAAAAAATGATATAATACAATTGTATGATGAATTTGAAGGGAACACAAATCAGGAAGGGAGGTATTTTTTATGAAGAGATATTTTGTTATTATTGTTGCTATCTTGGTTTCAGCATTCGCTTTTGCACAATTAAAAGACGTACCAACAGACCACTGGGCTTATGAATCAATTGAGGCATTAGTCAATGCAGGTATAGTTCAAGGTTATCCTGACGGGACATTTAGGGGTGCTACAAACGTTACTCGTTATGAAGTTGCTGTTTTATTATCAAGGCTTATGAATAAGATTGAACTTGAATTAGGTGAGGTAATTAAAAACAGATATTTAAATTCATTGAAGCTCATTAACGCAAATAAAGGTCAAATTAGTTCTCTTTACAAAGTTGTAAAAGGTAACGCCGATATGCTTGATGAGTTAGCAGCAAAAGTTGGAGATATCGAAAAAGCGTTAGCAATTGTCGAAAATTTAAAAGTTACACTTGATATTCATGAAGGCGACATAACAGCACTTTATGATATATCTGGTAAGTTAAAAAAAGAACTTGGTGGATTAAATGTAAAGATTGATAAAATGAATAGTTTGTTAGAAACACACGAAAAAGATATTATGGCAATTTATGAAGAATTAAAAACAAAAGCATCAAAAGAAGATGTTGATACAATAGTTAATGATGCATTAGCAAATGTCAATGGTCAGATTGAATTTTTGTATAAGAAAATTAATCTTTCAGAAGAAAATGTAAAGGCTTACGCAGATGAGAAAGTAAGCGAATTAGCCGGTAAAGTTTTGAACATTGAATCTACAGTAAATGATGGATTGCCCGTTTTAAGAGATCTTGTATATCAAAATTCAACAAATATAAAGAATCTTGAAGTTAAACTTATGAAATACATCAAGGTAAAAATTAATAGTGTAAACAAGAACCTTAATACTGTAAAGGAAATGGCCACATTTAATTCCGATACCTTAAATGGATTGGCAATGAAACTTGGAGAAGTCGAATATGCGTTAAGGAAGAAAGTTGAAGATGTTGAAAAGAATGTAGAAAATATTAATGCTAATTTAGAAACGAAAGCAGATAAAACAACAGTTGATGAATTAGCCGGAAAAGTAAAAACAAATAACGTCTTATCCATATTCGCATTATTGTTAGGTGCAGCTGGACTTGGTGTAGCAATTTATGGTATAATGAATCCATAATTTGATTAATGATAATATAGGGTTAATATAACTTTATTAATTGAGAGGGAGGTATTAGTATGAAGAAGTTGTTAGTTGCGGTTTTAGCATTGTTTGTTTTTAGTGTTATTTATGCAGGTTCAGCAACTCCTCAGGTTTCTTGGACAGGTTCTGCCTACTTTTCATTGGGTATAGATGAAAAAGGTGTAGATATTGATGGTGGTTTGAGTTCATTTACTCTTAGTGTTTCACCAACTGGCAGTACTGAAGCAGGAGTAAGTTTTTGGTTTGATTTTATTGCTGGAACATGGGGTTTTAACTCCTTAACATTTGAAAATGATTACTTTGGTCTTACTTATGCAGAAGGTGCAGTTGGATTCAACAAATTCTTTGGTGGTTTAACAGATACTAATGGAGATTATGTACCAGATACACCAGTGCTTGATGGTATAGCGGAAGATAACATTGATGTTAATGTAAAAGTAGTTGACGGTTTAGAAATTGTGTTTATGGATCTTGTTTCAGGTGAAGTAGATTACGATACAGGAGATGCAACAGGTCATGTATGGTTTGATGATTTCTTAGGTGTCAAATACAGTATAGCAGGAGTTAACCTTGCAGCAGCAATTTATGATACTGATACTGATCCATCAACAAGTACATTAGAATTTGGTGTTACTGCAGATAAAAACTTAGAATTTGACTTTGGTTCAGTAGCTCTTGAAGCAGTTGTAGCAAGTGCGGCAAGCCCAGTATACGGATTAAGCGAAGCATTTAATGGTACATTTGGTATTGTATCACTTACTCAAAACTTCAAATGGTTTGAAAATGTTAATTTACTTACCTACAAGGGTGACGATGCACCAACTGGAAAAGCTTTTGATGTAACAGCAGCAGTTGATTATGGTGTAACTGATAATGTATCAGTTAATGGAAGCTTAGGATTTGTTATTGCTGATCTTACAACACCATCAAACTTTACAGTACCAGTAACACTTGGTGCAGATTTTGCAAGCGCATTTACTGCAGGAGTATCGCTCTCTTGGGCTGATGTTCTTGGAGCAGCTACAGCAATCACTGCAAGTGTAAATGCAGGTTATGAAGCTGACATGTTTAATCTTGGATTAACAGCAAAATGGGCTGACTTAGTTGGCGCACCATCAGCAATCGAGCTTAATTTAACTGCAGGTGTTACAGTTGATATGGTTACAGGTTCTGTAGGACTTTACTGGGCTGATCTTTCAGATGCAACAAATGTTGTAGCAGATATTAGTGTCAAAGTAGTACCACTTGATGCTTTGACTTTAACTGCAGCTGCTAAATATGCTGGAGGAGTATTTGGTTACAACGCAGGTCTTACTTGTGTAATTGATGATAATACAACATTTAATGCATTCTACGGAACACTTTACGACAAAGATGGCGATGGAGTAATCGATATCAATGATACCGATGCACAATGGTACCTCAAACTTGAATGGAGCACAAGCTTCTAATAACTTAAAGATAGATTTTTTAACCCCGCCAGTTGGCGGGGTTTTTATTTTTTTTTGTAAACTTATTATTCATTTTTTGAAACATTTAAAGAGTATAATTAATGTGTGAATATAAGAACATAGGAGGTGTTTGAAAATGTATAACGAAATAATTGATATTAGAGCTAGAGAAGTTCTTGATTCCCGCGGAAATCCTACTATTGAAGTTGAAGTTATGTTAGAAGATGGTTCCATAGGTAGATCAATAGTTCCATCGGGTGCTTCTACAGGTAAATTTGAGGCTTTAGAATTAAGAGATGGTGATAAAACGAGATATTCTGGTAAAGGAGTACTTAAGGCAGTTAAAAATGTTAATGAAATTCTCGCACCAAAATTAATTGGTCTTAACGCTTATGATCAAGTTCTTCTTGATGCTACAATGTTGGAAATTGATGGTACAGAAAATAAAAGTAACGTCGGAGCTAATGCAATTTTAGGTATTTCAATGGCAGTAGCAAGAGCTGCAGCAGCTTCTTTAGATTTACCTTTGTATAAATATTTAGGTGGAGTTAATGCAAAAGTGTTGCCAGTTCCATTTATGAACGTAATAAATGGTGGTGCACATGCTGATAACAGTTTAGATATTCAAGAATTTATGATTGTTCCTGCAGGTGCTTCAAGTTTTAAAGAAGCATTAAGATATGGCGCGGAGACTTTTCATGTGCTTAAAAAGTTGTTAAAAGAACAAGGCCATGTTACTGCAGTTGGTGATGAAGGAGGTTTTGCACCAAATTTGAAAAATAACGAAGAAGCTATTCAAATTTTAATTCAAGCTATAAAGAGTGCAGGATATGAACCTGGTAAAGATATATACATTGCTCTTGATGTTGCAGCAAGTGAGTTTTATAATGAAGAAACTGGTAAATATCATATTGATGGTGTTGACAAGACCGTCGATGAGTTGATTGAGTATTATGAATCTTTGATTGATAAGTATCCAATAATCTCGATTGAGGATCCGTTTGACCAAGAAGATTGGGACGCATATTCAAAATTCAATGCTAGAGTTGGTAGCAAGATACAAATTATAGGTGATGATCTGTATGTAACAAACGTAAAGAGACTCCAAAAGGGTATAGAATTAAAAGCAACAAATTCAATATTAATTAAACTTAATCAAATAGGTTCTGTTACTGAAACACTGAATACAATAGAAATGGCCAAAACAAATAATATGACAAATGTTATATCCCATAGATCAGGAGAAACAGAAGATACATTTATTGCTGATCTTGCAGTTGCAACAAATGCAGGAATGATCAAAACTGGTTCTCTTTCAAGAAGTGAAAGGATAGCAAAATACAATCAACTATTAAGAATTGAAGAGGAACTTGGAGATGCGGCAGAGTATAAAGGACTTGATGCTTTTTATTCGATAAAGAGATAAAAATATGTAATAATAGGGTGTAAACTAGTAAAGGCCGTCTTTTAAGACGGCCTTTATAATTTTCTGACTGCGTCAAATTTTTCCTGATCAGCAACATGTAAATAAATGCTTGTAGTACTTAGATTTGTATGCCCAAGGAGTTCTTGTACGATCTTTACACTTACTCCTTTTCTTATTAAATGTGTTGCATATGAATGTCTCAAAGTATGAGGATGAACATCCTTTTTTATATTTGCTCTTTTTACTCCTTCTTTAACCCATCTGAAAACTGTTGAAGGATGAACATGTTTTCTACCATTTTCAAATACAAATATTTTAGGTTCGAATGTATCGATATATTTATGTAATAAAGGCATTACTTTTTCAGGAAGAGGTACCAGTCTGTCTTTTCTACCTTTTCCCATTTCTACTCTTAAAAAAGGTGGCAAAAATGAAATATCTGAAACTCTTAAATTACACAATTCGCCTATACGGAGTCCTCCATAGTACAAAAGAGAAATAGCGGTTCTTTGTCTGAGTTCATTTTCTTCATCGAAAGAATTAATTAAATTCTTAATTTCTTCTTCGGTTAAAAAATCTGGGATTTTTCTTCTTATCCTTGGATGTTTAATTCTTTCCATTGGATTAAATGAAATTGTACCTGATAATTCTAGATAATTAAAAAATGTTGAAAGACTGGAAATATATCTAGAAATTGTTGTTTCTCTTGGACTAATACCAAGTAACTTTCCTTTTGATAAGGCTTTTAAAAACTCTTCTACATCTTTTCTAGATATACTTTTAACATCTTTATTTAAGAAATAAAGAAGTTTTTTAACATCTTTAAGGTAAGCTTTTACAGTGTTATCAGAATGTCTTCTAACATGTTCAAGATAGTCTTTGAAATTTTCAAGTAATTCTTCCATAGTTATCACCTTAGTATTTTTTTTAGATACTTGCCTGTTATTGAATTTCTTGAATTTGCAATTTCTTCTGGTGTGCCTTTAGCTACGATATACCCGCCGTCTTCACCGCCAACAGGACCTAAGTCAATTATATAATCTGCTGTTTTAATTATATCTAGATTATGCTCAATTACGATTACAGTGTTTCCTTTATCAACTAACCTATTCAAGACATCAATAAGTTTTTTAACGTCTTCAAAATGAAGTCCTACTGTTGGTTCATCAAGAATGTATACAGTATTTCCAGTTGAACGTTTTTTCAATTCTGAAGCAAGTTTTACTCGCTGTGCTTCACCACCCGATAAAGTAGTTGCTGGTTGGCCTAGTTTAATATAACCTAAACCAACATCAGATAGAACTTGAAGAGTTGATTTAATGGAAGGAATGTTATAAAAGAATTCAAGAGCTTCATCCACAGTCATTTTAAGTATATCAGAAATATTTTTATTTTTATATGTTACTTCCAGAGTCTCAGAGTTGTATCTTTTACCTTTACAAACTTCGCATTCAACGTATACATCTGGAAGGAATAGCATTTCCACTTTTATTATACCTTGTCCCTGACAATGTTCGCATCTACCACCTTTTACATTGAAGCTAAATCTTCCAGGAGTATAACCTCGAGCTCTTGCTTCTGGAGTCATAGCGAAGAGTTTTCTTATTTCGTCAAACACTTTTGTATATGTAGCTGGGTTACTTCTTGGAGTTCTTCCTATCGGTGATTGATCAATTGCGATAACTTTATCAATGTATTCTGTACCTTCTATGGTGTCGTATTCCCCTTCAGACATATTTGATTTATGTAGTTTATTCATGAGAGCAGGAAACAGAGTATCAATTATAAGAGAGCTTTTTCCGGAACCAGACACACCTGTTATACAAATAAAAGTTCCAAGCGGAAAAGAAACATCTAAATTTTTTAAGTTATTATGTCTGGCCCCTTTTAATACAAGATATTTGCCGTTTCCCTTTCTTCTAAATTTTGGGATCTCAATTTTCTTAATTCCTTTAAGGTATTGAGCAGTAATTGATGTAGATAATACTTCGTCGATTTTTGATATTGGACCTTGATAAATAATTTTACCACCATTGATACCTGCTGCTGGTCCTATATCAACAATATAATCGGCATTTCTAATTACATCTTCATCATGCTCAACAACAATAACTGTGTTCCCCAAGTCTCTAAGTCTTTTAAGTGTTTTTATTAATCTTTCGTTATCACTTTGATGAAGACCGACTGTTGGTTCATCTAAAACGTAGGTGACGCCCGTAAGGCCTGAACCTATTTGAGTAGCTAGCCTAATTCTTTGTGCTTCACCTCCGGATAAAGTTTTAACATTTCGTGATAAGGTTAAGTAACCTAAACCAACTTCGTTTAAAAATTGAAGTCTTTTTTCAAGTTCATCGAGAAGTTCCTTAACAATTTTTAGCTTTTTTTGTGAAAGAGTCATTTTTAAATTTTTAATGAATTCAAGTTCTTTAGAAATTGGAAGATTTGTAAAATCCATTATATTTATACCATTTATCTTAACTGATAAAGCTTCTTTACGAAGTCTCTGACCGTGACATTCATGGCATTCCTTTTCCACAAAAAATTTATCTACAAGCCATTGTCTAGAATCTTCCGATGTATATTCATCATATCTTTGTCTTAAAATTTCGACTAAACCATCAAAAAAAGAAGTTCCATATAAAATAGCTTCTTGTGTTTCTTCAGGAAGATCTTTAAAAGGACTGTTAAAATCTCCACCGTAAGTATTTAGAATTCTTACGATTCTTCTAGGAATCCATCCATTTTCTTTATGCCCAATTTTAATTGCTTCCAATACAGGTTTATCGTAGTCAATTACCTTTTTTTCGTCAACTTCTAAAGTAAAACCCAATCCGTGACATCTGGGACACGCACCGTATGGACTGTTAAAAGAAAAAAGTTTTGGAGTAATTTCCGGCATAGAAATGCCACAAACAGGACACATCATCTTTTCTGAATAGATTTTTTCGTTATTCTTTTCGATATCTTTAATTAATACAAATCCATTTCCTTCTTTCAAAGAAAGTTCTACTGAATCAAAAACTCTGTGTCTTATTTCTTTTTCGTCAATTAAAGTTAGTCGATCAACGATGAGATTAATGTTGTGTCTCACATTCTTATTCAAGTTTGGTACTTCTTCTAATCTAAATACTTCTCCATCAATTTCAACTCTTAAGTAACCTTTTTCCAAAAATTTTTCAAAAACCTCTTTGAAAGTTCCCTTTTTTTCAGTGGCAATGGGAGCTTCTATATAAATTCTTTTTCCTCTGAAATTTTCAAAAATATCATCTATAATTTCGTCAATACTTTTTGACTCAAGAGTTCTTCCGCACTTATAGCAGTATGGTGTACCAATTTGAGAAAATAAAACTCGTAAGTAATCATATATTTCGGTTACTGTTCCTATAGTAGAACGTGGATTGTGAGAGACACTTTTCTGATTGATGGCAATAGAAGGGGAAAGCCCTTCTATACTTTCTACATCAGGTTTTTTTAATTCTCCTATAAATTGCCTTGCGTATGATGAGAGACTTTCCAGATATCTTCGTTGTCCTTCGACATAAATGGTATCTAATGCCAAAGAACTTTTTCCGGAACCTGACATACCAGTAATAACTGTTATTTTATTTTTTGGGATTTTAACAGTTATGTTCTTTAAGTTATGTACTTTTGCACCTTTGACTATGATGTAAGCCATCTTTTCCCTCTTTATATTATGTATTTGTTAATAATAAGATACTCAAT from Thermosipho atlanticus DSM 15807 encodes the following:
- a CDS encoding S-layer homology domain-containing protein — protein: MKRYFVIIVAILVSAFAFAQLKDVPTDHWAYESIEALVNAGIVQGYPDGTFRGATNVTRYEVAVLLSRLMNKIELELGEVIKNRYLNSLKLINANKGQISSLYKVVKGNADMLDELAAKVGDIEKALAIVENLKVTLDIHEGDITALYDISGKLKKELGGLNVKIDKMNSLLETHEKDIMAIYEELKTKASKEDVDTIVNDALANVNGQIEFLYKKINLSEENVKAYADEKVSELAGKVLNIESTVNDGLPVLRDLVYQNSTNIKNLEVKLMKYIKVKINSVNKNLNTVKEMATFNSDTLNGLAMKLGEVEYALRKKVEDVEKNVENINANLETKADKTTVDELAGKVKTNNVLSIFALLLGAAGLGVAIYGIMNP
- the eno gene encoding phosphopyruvate hydratase, translating into MYNEIIDIRAREVLDSRGNPTIEVEVMLEDGSIGRSIVPSGASTGKFEALELRDGDKTRYSGKGVLKAVKNVNEILAPKLIGLNAYDQVLLDATMLEIDGTENKSNVGANAILGISMAVARAAAASLDLPLYKYLGGVNAKVLPVPFMNVINGGAHADNSLDIQEFMIVPAGASSFKEALRYGAETFHVLKKLLKEQGHVTAVGDEGGFAPNLKNNEEAIQILIQAIKSAGYEPGKDIYIALDVAASEFYNEETGKYHIDGVDKTVDELIEYYESLIDKYPIISIEDPFDQEDWDAYSKFNARVGSKIQIIGDDLYVTNVKRLQKGIELKATNSILIKLNQIGSVTETLNTIEMAKTNNMTNVISHRSGETEDTFIADLAVATNAGMIKTGSLSRSERIAKYNQLLRIEEELGDAAEYKGLDAFYSIKR
- the xerA gene encoding site-specific tyrosine recombinase/integron integrase; this translates as MEELLENFKDYLEHVRRHSDNTVKAYLKDVKKLLYFLNKDVKSISRKDVEEFLKALSKGKLLGISPRETTISRYISSLSTFFNYLELSGTISFNPMERIKHPRIRRKIPDFLTEEEIKNLINSFDEENELRQRTAISLLYYGGLRIGELCNLRVSDISFLPPFLRVEMGKGRKDRLVPLPEKVMPLLHKYIDTFEPKIFVFENGRKHVHPSTVFRWVKEGVKRANIKKDVHPHTLRHSYATHLIRKGVSVKIVQELLGHTNLSTTSIYLHVADQEKFDAVRKL
- the uvrA gene encoding excinuclease ABC subunit UvrA; translation: MAYIIVKGAKVHNLKNITVKIPKNKITVITGMSGSGKSSLALDTIYVEGQRRYLESLSSYARQFIGELKKPDVESIEGLSPSIAINQKSVSHNPRSTIGTVTEIYDYLRVLFSQIGTPYCYKCGRTLESKSIDEIIDDIFENFRGKRIYIEAPIATEKKGTFKEVFEKFLEKGYLRVEIDGEVFRLEEVPNLNKNVRHNINLIVDRLTLIDEKEIRHRVFDSVELSLKEGNGFVLIKDIEKNNEKIYSEKMMCPVCGISMPEITPKLFSFNSPYGACPRCHGLGFTLEVDEKKVIDYDKPVLEAIKIGHKENGWIPRRIVRILNTYGGDFNSPFKDLPEETQEAILYGTSFFDGLVEILRQRYDEYTSEDSRQWLVDKFFVEKECHECHGQRLRKEALSVKINGINIMDFTNLPISKELEFIKNLKMTLSQKKLKIVKELLDELEKRLQFLNEVGLGYLTLSRNVKTLSGGEAQRIRLATQIGSGLTGVTYVLDEPTVGLHQSDNERLIKTLKRLRDLGNTVIVVEHDEDVIRNADYIVDIGPAAGINGGKIIYQGPISKIDEVLSTSITAQYLKGIKKIEIPKFRRKGNGKYLVLKGARHNNLKNLDVSFPLGTFICITGVSGSGKSSLIIDTLFPALMNKLHKSNMSEGEYDTIEGTEYIDKVIAIDQSPIGRTPRSNPATYTKVFDEIRKLFAMTPEARARGYTPGRFSFNVKGGRCEHCQGQGIIKVEMLFLPDVYVECEVCKGKRYNSETLEVTYKNKNISDILKMTVDEALEFFYNIPSIKSTLQVLSDVGLGYIKLGQPATTLSGGEAQRVKLASELKKRSTGNTVYILDEPTVGLHFEDVKKLIDVLNRLVDKGNTVIVIEHNLDIIKTADYIIDLGPVGGEDGGYIVAKGTPEEIANSRNSITGKYLKKILR